TGATTAGTCCAACTCTGAAACATGATGGCTACACAGCTCTCAGACTAATATGACCTCAACGTTtcattataaattttcttatcgatgcagtaataatttttttggctgctaaatgtaaatatcatttaaaaatgaaaagtttaattttacaAAGCAAAGAGGTAGAACTATTTTTTTCTgccaaaaaaaacaagaagaaaaaaacaagagaagCAGTACGTAGATAggtggaagaagaagattggGATCATCTAATCCATAATTCCATACCGTCATTAAGTTGTGGAAGCTTTGTTTATGTCGACAGGAGGTGATGATGTTGCGGTCTTGCGGATGTCCCTGTCGAGCTTGAAGATGGTTGCAGGCGTGAGGAAAGTGTTGTAGTAATAGATGTTaccaatcaacttcaatgtttTCAAAAACATATGCATGAGAATTacaaatatatctttatataataaaagaaaatattgttcCATTCCTTTTTTAATTACCTTTTCCCCTTTATCAAGCAAATCCATAATCTTTCTCGCATTATGGTACTGAAGAACATACTCTCTCATGTTCGCGCAGTTTAACAAAGATGTTTATGTACAAAATGGTGGTAACCAGTGAACAGAAATATAGTAATGAAACAACTTGGAAGATAAGAAAAACATAGCATCGTAATGAACGAACCATGTAATCTCGTGAGTAGAcgctacacatgcttatacaaaaatataaaaccaacatTGGAAAAACCTAGCATACCGACGGTAAGTTGGAGCTAATGGTTTAGTGCTTGGAATAGTTCTATTGCACCCCTAGTTCGATTTCCGTTGGGAAGGATGTTTTACGCTATGTCATTGGTATCAGCGCCCGTTAATCATGACTCAAAAAAAACCTAGCGTATATGTATATGTACAGACTATTATGTGAATGTAACTCTAAAAAGATCAAATtcataaactaatataattcACAAGTTAAATCAAGTTTCGATCGttaaataaatttagaaaaCATCACTCGTACTCGTAAAAATCCGAGCCGAGCTGGattagtttataaattttgatttattttgacaTTCTTAAATAGGTTTTGGAGTTCGGATTTTTGGGTCGGGTTTGGGCCGGTTCCTCTCGAGTCGAGTCTTTCGGATCTTTGACATTTAGACACAAtaggtacttgtaaatttacgacgCGAATTGCGTTAGTTtttttcggatccggatcggttCGAGTTTATAATTAAAACACCTCTGAAATACTGCCTGGATTAACATCATCAtgtcattaataaaaaaaatttcaactgaacagtatttattatttttgtataacttTGTTATAATTATCTCTTTAACTTGATGTTTTATCGagatataaccaaaaaaaaaggacaaTAAAAAAGGAGAAAGCTGGTCTTCATTCAGGTCACACGGGTCTGGTCTTCTTCCTCCAAAAATAAAACCTCAAAATTTTGGGAAAGTTTCAATctttccttctccttctctgatCTCGCAGAAGAAGAGGAGGACACGATTAAAAGATTGAGCTCGGATACTCAGATAATGAAAGGGGCAGGTGTTAAGAAGAAACCCCAGGTGGTGAACGACGCTGGTGAGGCGGAGACGGCGGTGGAAACAGCCGGAGGAAGCGGGAAAAGAAGTGGAGACGGTGGGTTTGGCAGTGACGACGGCGGAGGTGCAGATTCAGTTCTCCGCGAGATGGGTGATGATAGGCGTAcggaggacgaggaagaagaagacgacgaagacgaagaggatgaagaagacgGAGGAGGAGGGAAAGAGGAAAGGCCAAAGCTTGATGAAGGGTTTTTCGAAATCGAAGCTATTCGTCGCAAGAGAGTTCGTAAAGTaagctcctttttttttttccattacaTTGTTTGTTCCTTACAAAGTTGTCTCTTTTATTCATTTGTAAGAAACCTAACTAACTTAGCAGAACATTGAATTCTATGAGGGAAAGAAATCTCCTTTATAATTAAGCAGAATCTGATTCAATGCTTGCTTTAATGTTTAATATGTTCTTATCTGTTTTATGGGTTTGATTGTAGGGAAAGGTCCAGTATCTAATTAAATGGTGAGTTCTTTCAAACCTACACTCAGTTTCTTGATCAAAACATATGcttattttttcaattgacataAGTTTTTAAAAACTCTGGTTGTTGTGTAAGGCGTGGATGGCCAGAAACTGCCAACACATGGGAGCCTAAAGAGAATCTCCAGTCTATCGCTGATGTTATAGATGCATTCGAAGGAAGGTAAATTGCATCTTAATGTTATCATTCTTTTTTCGATTGGTTTGTTTCAAAGTTATATGAAAATTGCTTTCTTTGTTTTCAAAGTTTGAAGCCAGGGAAGCCTGGAAGGAAGCCAGGAAGGAAGCGCAAACATCATGGAGGTTCTAATTCTAATACTCagttgaagaagaagcagcaacGTTTAATATCTACTACATCACATGATGCTTCTGAGAGATCAGACTCTTTCACATCTCTTAATAACTCCAGCCTTCCTAACATTCGTGGTCCACTTAACGACCTCTGCGGTTCAGGAGATGGGGAAACTGCTTATGCAGCAGCCAACCAAGTTGAAGCTAACAGCAGGAGGAGTGTTGGGATGGTTGGAGAGGAGAAAGATTACGATCCGACCCTTAGCGAGCTGAGGGGACCAGGAGGCGTTGATAATGTTAGACCAAATGGGCTTCTCAAGGTTTATCCTAAGAACAGTCAGTTCATAGGTGCTAAGCGGAGGAAGTCTGGTTCTGTGAAAAGATTCAAACAAGACGCATCCACaagtaacaacaacaacaaccacacAACAACAGCTACTAATGATCAGAATGTGACGCAAGAGTTGGCTACGTTAGACTCTTTTGGTGGAGTCGCGAGGATAGGGAACGAGTATCCTGGTGTGTTGGAGAATAACAATCTCTCTCAGAAAAGCAAGGTGGAGGAGCTGGATATTGCGAAGATCCTCAAACCGGTGAAGTTTTCTTCGTCTGTGACGAACAATGTACAAGACGTGTTGGTGACCTTTTTGGCTCTGAGGTTTGTCTCTTCACTCTTGTGGTCAATCTTCACATTTGAATTTTACTTACTTTGGCTGCTACTACTCATAGGTCTGATGGGGAGGAAGTGATGGTTGACAACAGATTCCTCAAGGCTCACAATCCTCTTCTGGTAATTTAATACTTTCATAGCTCTTTTCTTGTGCGTTTTTTTACTCATTAGGAAGATTCTAAAAGCTTCGtctgttttgtgttttttttgttgttgacgCCAGCTGATTGAATTCTACGAGCAACATCTCAAGTACAATCCCGAAAGATAAGAATTTGTTTGTATACAGGACTTGTaggtagagagagaaagattttAAGTTTTGTCTAGTGTAGAGTTGATGTAGTGGCAAAGTTGTATTCCCTGGGAGGTTTCAGATTTGTATTTGCTTTTTAGTTTGGTGGAGATTTATTATGTTAAAGCTTTGCTTGTTCAAAGATCAAAATTCATGACGCTTTGATgctatcaaaatatataagatcaaATCGATATATACTTGTGTTTACAAAGTTATAACAAATAAACAACTTTCACTCTGGTGTAACCTTGGGTTGATGTAATTTGGAATATCGCTTTCGAGCTGAAGAAACAGGAAGAAACTTGATCCTCTTGGGATTTGGTTGCTTCTTGTACAAGTAATGTGCCTCGTGTAGTCTTCTTTTCGGAACTCTTGCGTCATCGAATGCTTCTGAAAACTCCAAATCAGGACTGTAAATGTTCTCAGAGAACAGTAGTGAGGATGAGCTGCTATCATGCTCTTGTAACATGTCTTTAAACGTAATGAGGTGCACCCCCACATTTTTTAACCTCTACAAGGGGGTTAGAAGAATCTCTTTTTGTGTTCTCGATTGAAAACTGAAAGAAGAATTCGTTGTAAGCTCCCATGGACATGCAAGTTATGCTGAACAAGAGAAGGTGATCTGATCCAAAAGTCATGTTTGCGAAAGCTTTTGGATCAGGATACCATAGCTCATCCATAACAACCAGCTATTTAGCATCAACTCCTTTTAAAATACAAGAACAACGTATCTTGACATCGTTCATGGAGCACTGCCCATTGCCTCCAATCATGATGCAGGTGGAAAATCCCAGAATATCAGATGATGATTGACTCTGAGGCACGTGTATTCTTAGCGAAGGTCCCATGGTTTGGTGACTGAAGCAAGATGGCACATCTCTTCCAGGAAAGTACAAGTGTTCTGGTCTTGCTGAGTCTAGCTGCACGTTACGGTGAATGAGACTCTGTGCCTCTTGATCCAGTTTGTAACAGTTGCTCGCTACAAGCTTGCGCAAACAACGATGCTTGAAGAAGCATGAGATACTCTCTCTATGTTAGAACTATCATGTTTATTGATTAAGATCCACCCAACCGCCCCTCTTAGACTTCACAAGCCGAAGTGCTACGCCAGTTACAATCCTCCTCAATCAAGGGCAAGCCCAAGACTCTCTAACTGACTGTTATCCTCTCTCACTTGGGTCCTTTTATATCTCAAGGCCCAAGTACAATCTCCTTATTCTCTAGTACTCGTAACAGAATAAATCCACGTCATCAAACTCTAACGGCCAACACTCTGTTCTTCCTCC
This genomic stretch from Brassica napus cultivar Da-Ae chromosome C9, Da-Ae, whole genome shotgun sequence harbors:
- the LOC106426184 gene encoding chromo domain-containing protein LHP1-like encodes the protein MKGAGVKKKPQVVNDAGEAETAVETAGGSGKRSGDGGFGSDDGGGADSVLREMGDDRRTEDEEEEDDEDEEDEEDGGGGKEERPKLDEGFFEIEAIRRKRVRKGKVQYLIKWRGWPETANTWEPKENLQSIADVIDAFEGSLKPGKPGRKPGRKRKHHGGSNSNTQLKKKQQRLISTTSHDASERSDSFTSLNNSSLPNIRGPLNDLCGSGDGETAYAAANQVEANSRRSVGMVGEEKDYDPTLSELRGPGGVDNVRPNGLLKVYPKNSQFIGAKRRKSGSVKRFKQDASTSNNNNNHTTTATNDQNVTQELATLDSFGGVARIGNEYPGVLENNNLSQKSKVEELDIAKILKPVKFSSSVTNNVQDVLVTFLALRSDGEEVMVDNRFLKAHNPLLLIEFYEQHLKYNPER